In one window of Chitinivorax tropicus DNA:
- a CDS encoding ExbD/TolR family protein produces the protein MAFGSFDDGNAAPMAEINTTPLVDVMLVLLVVFIITAPMLTNAVNVQLPKASASQHKDLPESIRLAIDAKGGYYWNDQSVAADQLGPRFAAAIAVNPKVELHIRADESVRYDSVAKAMAAAQQQGVGKIGFVTEVPAQP, from the coding sequence ATGGCGTTCGGTAGTTTCGATGACGGGAACGCCGCACCAATGGCGGAGATCAACACCACGCCGCTGGTGGATGTGATGTTGGTGCTATTGGTGGTGTTCATCATCACCGCGCCAATGCTGACCAATGCGGTGAATGTCCAATTGCCCAAGGCCAGCGCGAGCCAGCACAAGGATCTGCCCGAGTCGATCCGCCTCGCGATCGATGCAAAGGGGGGGTATTACTGGAACGATCAGTCTGTTGCTGCTGACCAACTCGGCCCGCGCTTCGCCGCTGCGATTGCAGTCAACCCTAAAGTCGAGCTGCACATCCGAGCTGACGAGAGCGTTCGCTATGACAGCGTGGCCAAGGCCATGGCTGCCGCTCAGCAGCAAGGGGTCGGCAAGATCGGCTTTGTCACCGAGGTGCCTGCTCAGCCCTAG
- a CDS encoding MotA/TolQ/ExbB proton channel family protein codes for MDLSLVFKQGDGVLITVFLLLLAMSVVSWCLILGRGALLWRIRQSNRDVQQRFWQAASWQAANQLIEHSASPLAALARSARDGLAHHRKHASQSLGKTVSLDDYLVRTLRNQLAQQNGRLERGLTWLATVGSTAPFIGLFGTVWGIYHALVGIATAGQASIGTVAGPIGEALIATAAGLAAAIPAVVAYNTFVRMNRVLAQEMDGFAHDLHAHLLTEAHDGVR; via the coding sequence ATGGATTTATCCCTGGTATTCAAACAGGGTGATGGTGTTCTCATCACGGTTTTTCTACTGTTGTTGGCCATGTCTGTCGTCAGCTGGTGCCTGATTTTGGGCAGGGGTGCCTTGCTATGGCGGATTCGTCAATCCAATCGCGATGTGCAGCAGCGTTTCTGGCAGGCCGCCAGCTGGCAAGCCGCCAATCAACTGATCGAGCACTCCGCATCCCCCCTTGCCGCATTGGCCAGGTCTGCACGTGATGGTCTGGCGCATCATCGCAAGCACGCCAGCCAATCGCTGGGGAAGACTGTTTCGCTGGATGACTATCTGGTCCGCACCCTGCGCAATCAGCTGGCACAGCAAAATGGTCGCTTGGAACGTGGCCTGACATGGCTCGCAACGGTGGGCTCGACCGCACCTTTTATCGGCCTGTTTGGTACGGTATGGGGCATCTACCATGCGCTGGTGGGCATCGCGACAGCGGGTCAGGCCTCGATTGGCACTGTGGCGGGGCCCATTGGTGAGGCATTGATCGCCACTGCTGCGGGCTTGGCTGCCGCCATACCTGCTGTGGTGGCCTACAACACTTTTGTCCGGATGAACCGGGTATTGGCTCAGGAAATGGATGGTTTCGCACATGACCTGCACGCCCATTTACTGACGGAGGCCCACGATGGCGTTCGGTAG
- a CDS encoding TonB family protein, with protein sequence MAIALHIAVIGALVVNRPSVETAPRLDYVEMISAVAAPAEPAPATPPKPSTPEPSPTKPAPVRQAVVTRPMLTNDKSATEQAPTASATETVSEPQPTLVAAAHPAPVTPTSVEKPAPAVETQPVFSAAYLSNPKPAYPPLSLELQEQGTVMVRAQVSEKGLPISVEVSSSSGFPRLDKAALEAVRRWKFVPAKRGEEPIVGSVLIPLKFNLYQA encoded by the coding sequence GTGGCCATCGCGTTGCATATCGCCGTGATCGGCGCATTGGTTGTCAATCGGCCCAGCGTCGAGACTGCGCCACGCCTGGATTACGTCGAGATGATTTCTGCCGTGGCGGCCCCTGCTGAACCAGCACCCGCCACGCCACCTAAGCCCAGCACACCAGAGCCATCCCCCACCAAACCGGCTCCGGTACGCCAGGCTGTCGTCACCCGCCCGATGCTGACCAACGACAAATCGGCTACAGAGCAGGCCCCCACCGCCAGTGCAACAGAAACGGTCAGTGAGCCGCAGCCAACCTTGGTGGCCGCAGCCCACCCCGCCCCAGTGACACCGACAAGTGTGGAGAAGCCCGCTCCGGCGGTGGAGACACAGCCGGTCTTCTCAGCGGCCTATCTATCCAACCCTAAGCCTGCCTATCCCCCGTTGTCATTGGAGCTGCAGGAACAGGGCACGGTAATGGTCAGGGCGCAGGTCAGTGAAAAAGGGTTGCCGATTTCGGTGGAGGTCAGCAGCAGCAGCGGTTTCCCGAGGCTGGACAAAGCGGCATTGGAGGCGGTTCGGCGCTGGAAATTCGTACCTGCCAAACGTGGGGAAGAACCCATTGTCGGCAGTGTACTCATCCCTCTCAAATTCAACCTGTATCAAGCGTAA
- a CDS encoding DEAD/DEAH box helicase codes for MSQLTFADLGLHPAILKALNDAGYTAPTPIQAEAVPEIIAGHDLMASAQTGTGKTAGFMLPALQKLTEEPKAAGRGPRILVLTPTRELAQQVANAAATYGKHLRRAKVVSIVGGVSYRTQNQLLDRPFEILVATPGRLIDHLQSGRIDFSRLEMLILDEADRMLDMGFSEDVLGIAERTPKTRQTALFSATLEGVVGKLADQLLTEPKRIQIAAQTARHENIEQKLHYVDDLSHKQRLLSHFIRDVDVKQAIVFTATKRDADQLADELAAEGFQTAALHGDMQQRDRQRTLLKVRRGDVRVLVATDVAARGIDVSGISHVINFDLPKFAEDYVHRIGRTGRAGASGVAISFAGKNDVLTLRRIERFTGQSITPFAVEGMEARFQPRPQGSRGDRRSGAPRSGQGRGFGGSRDGQRRGNGEGRREGFQSNREGFAGQRESAPREGFAARDGAAPREGGQSRGWSNERRAPRQNTGWRNDAQPSNRFGQGGRPRQAQPAPYFPSDYASGARYDQMFGNDAAAAAAPRKRTQGEGSNGGRRSPGSNRGRTER; via the coding sequence TTGTCACAATTGACTTTCGCCGACCTCGGCCTACACCCCGCCATCCTCAAAGCTTTGAACGACGCCGGCTACACGGCCCCCACTCCTATTCAGGCAGAAGCCGTGCCTGAGATCATTGCCGGCCATGATCTGATGGCCTCCGCACAAACCGGTACCGGTAAAACGGCAGGTTTCATGCTGCCTGCTCTGCAGAAATTGACTGAAGAACCCAAAGCAGCAGGCCGCGGCCCGCGCATTCTGGTGCTGACCCCGACCCGCGAATTGGCACAACAGGTTGCCAACGCCGCAGCAACCTATGGCAAGCATCTGCGCCGCGCCAAGGTTGTCAGCATCGTCGGTGGCGTATCGTATCGCACACAGAATCAGCTGCTGGATCGCCCATTTGAGATTCTGGTTGCGACACCGGGCCGCCTGATCGACCATCTGCAAAGCGGTCGCATCGACTTCTCGCGCCTGGAGATGCTGATTCTGGACGAGGCAGATCGCATGCTGGACATGGGCTTCTCGGAAGACGTACTGGGCATCGCTGAACGCACACCGAAAACCCGCCAGACCGCACTGTTCTCGGCTACGCTGGAGGGCGTTGTGGGCAAGTTGGCGGATCAGCTCCTGACCGAACCGAAGCGCATCCAGATTGCCGCACAGACTGCACGCCACGAAAACATCGAGCAGAAGCTGCACTATGTGGATGATCTGTCACACAAACAGCGTTTGCTGAGCCATTTCATTCGCGACGTTGACGTCAAGCAGGCCATTGTATTCACCGCCACCAAACGCGATGCGGATCAACTTGCGGATGAGCTGGCTGCCGAAGGCTTCCAGACTGCCGCACTGCATGGCGACATGCAGCAGCGTGACCGCCAACGCACCTTGCTCAAGGTTCGCCGTGGCGATGTACGCGTGCTGGTCGCAACGGATGTTGCTGCGCGTGGTATTGATGTCTCCGGTATCAGCCATGTCATCAACTTCGACCTGCCCAAGTTCGCTGAAGATTATGTTCACCGCATTGGCCGTACTGGCCGTGCCGGTGCAAGCGGTGTCGCCATTTCCTTCGCTGGGAAGAATGACGTACTGACCCTGCGCCGTATCGAGCGCTTTACTGGTCAATCGATCACACCATTTGCCGTGGAAGGCATGGAAGCCCGCTTCCAACCTCGCCCACAGGGTAGCCGTGGCGATCGCCGTAGCGGGGCGCCACGCTCCGGCCAAGGCCGTGGGTTTGGTGGTAGCCGCGACGGACAGCGCCGTGGCAATGGTGAAGGCCGCCGTGAAGGCTTCCAATCGAATCGTGAGGGCTTTGCCGGCCAACGCGAATCTGCACCGCGCGAGGGCTTTGCAGCACGTGATGGCGCCGCACCACGCGAAGGCGGTCAAAGCCGTGGCTGGAGTAATGAACGCCGCGCACCCCGTCAAAATACCGGCTGGCGCAACGATGCACAACCCAGCAACCGCTTTGGTCAAGGTGGGCGCCCACGCCAGGCGCAGCCCGCACCCTACTTCCCAAGCGATTACGCCAGTGGCGCACGATATGACCAGATGTTCGGCAATGATGCCGCAGCCGCTGCTGCACCTCGCAAACGCACGCAAGGTGAAGGTAGCAATGGCGGACGCCGTAGCCCAGGGAGCAACCGCGGTCGTACAGAACGCTGA
- the typA gene encoding translational GTPase TypA, whose translation MTRAIRNIAIIAHVDHGKTTLVDKLLHQAGTFRENQHVAERVMDSNDIEKERGITILAKNTAVNYEGTHINIVDTPGHADFGGEVERVLGMVDGVLLLVDAVEGPMPQTRFVTRKALALGLKPIVVINKVDRPGARPNWVIDQTFDLFDKLGATEEQLDFPVVFASALNGFATLDLAKPSDDMRPLFETVLKHVSPPTGSPDEPLQLQISALDYSSYTGRIGIGRIARGRIKPGQQVMVMGRDGQKQAKINQVLGFQGLERVLVDQAEAGDIILINGIEEIGIGVTIADVNQPEALPMLSVDEPTLTMNFQVNTSPFAGTEGKFVTSRQLRDRLQKELLTNVALRVEDTQDADVFLVSGRGELHLTILLENMRREGYELSVSKPRVVMKEIDGVKCEPYEMLTVDVEEANQGAVMEELGRRRGEMVDMSSDGNGRTRLEYKIPARGLIGFQGEFLTLTRGTGIMAHVFDEYAPLKADIPGRRNGVLISQEQGDAVAYALWNLEDRGRMFIGAGEKVYEGMIIGIHSRDNDLIVNPLKGKKLTNVRASGKDEAVVLTPPIKMTLEYAVEFIDDDELVEITPQSIRLRKRYLSENERKKMAKAEG comes from the coding sequence ATGACGCGCGCCATTCGCAATATCGCCATCATCGCCCACGTTGACCATGGTAAAACCACGCTGGTCGATAAATTGCTCCATCAGGCGGGAACCTTCCGTGAAAACCAACATGTCGCCGAACGGGTGATGGATAGCAACGATATCGAAAAGGAACGCGGTATCACCATCCTCGCCAAGAATACGGCAGTCAACTACGAAGGCACCCATATCAATATCGTTGATACCCCAGGGCACGCGGACTTCGGCGGCGAAGTCGAGCGCGTGCTGGGCATGGTTGACGGTGTGCTCCTGCTGGTTGATGCGGTCGAGGGCCCGATGCCCCAAACCCGCTTTGTCACCCGCAAGGCGCTGGCGTTGGGCCTGAAGCCGATCGTAGTCATCAATAAGGTGGATCGCCCTGGTGCGCGTCCAAACTGGGTGATCGATCAGACTTTTGATCTGTTCGACAAGCTGGGCGCCACGGAAGAGCAGCTGGATTTCCCCGTGGTGTTCGCCTCTGCCCTGAATGGCTTTGCGACACTGGATTTGGCAAAGCCTTCTGATGATATGCGCCCGTTGTTCGAGACGGTGCTCAAGCATGTGTCACCACCGACTGGCAGCCCGGATGAGCCGCTGCAGTTGCAGATTTCCGCTCTGGATTACTCCAGCTACACAGGTCGTATCGGTATTGGCCGTATCGCACGTGGCCGCATCAAGCCTGGCCAGCAAGTCATGGTCATGGGCCGTGACGGTCAGAAACAGGCCAAAATCAATCAGGTATTGGGTTTCCAGGGCCTGGAGCGCGTGTTGGTTGACCAAGCGGAAGCTGGCGACATCATTTTGATCAATGGGATTGAAGAAATCGGTATCGGCGTCACCATCGCAGATGTCAATCAGCCTGAAGCGCTGCCCATGCTGTCGGTGGATGAGCCGACCCTGACCATGAATTTCCAGGTCAATACCAGCCCATTTGCTGGCACGGAAGGCAAGTTCGTGACTTCGCGCCAACTGCGTGACCGCCTGCAGAAAGAGCTGCTGACCAATGTGGCTTTGCGGGTTGAAGACACGCAGGATGCAGACGTATTCCTGGTTTCGGGCCGTGGTGAGTTGCATTTGACCATTCTGCTTGAAAACATGCGTCGTGAAGGTTATGAGCTGTCAGTTTCCAAGCCTCGCGTGGTGATGAAGGAGATCGACGGCGTCAAGTGTGAGCCTTATGAGATGCTGACCGTTGATGTGGAAGAGGCCAATCAAGGTGCAGTGATGGAAGAGTTGGGGCGCCGCCGTGGTGAAATGGTCGATATGTCCAGCGATGGCAATGGCCGCACCCGTTTGGAGTACAAGATTCCCGCTCGGGGCCTGATTGGCTTTCAGGGTGAATTCCTGACCCTGACCCGTGGTACTGGCATCATGGCGCACGTATTTGATGAATACGCGCCGCTGAAAGCCGATATCCCTGGCCGCCGCAATGGCGTGCTGATCAGCCAGGAACAAGGCGATGCGGTAGCCTATGCCCTGTGGAACCTGGAGGATCGTGGTCGGATGTTCATCGGTGCAGGTGAGAAAGTCTACGAAGGCATGATCATCGGCATCCACAGCCGTGACAACGATCTGATCGTCAACCCGTTGAAGGGCAAGAAGCTCACCAACGTCCGTGCATCTGGTAAGGATGAAGCGGTCGTGTTGACACCGCCGATCAAGATGACGTTGGAGTACGCTGTGGAATTCATCGATGATGATGAGCTGGTGGAAATCACCCCGCAATCCATCCGTTTGCGTAAGCGTTACCTGTCGGAAAACGAACGCAAGAAGATGGCCAAGGCCGAAGGCTGA
- the serS gene encoding serine--tRNA ligase has translation MLDIQQLRNDLDNVAARLAARGFQLDIETFTTLENERKYLQTRTQELQAKRNAASKQIGIAKSKGEDAAGIMAEVASLKDELEACEASLAVLQDKFNDMLLRIPNLPHASVPAGKDEQGNVEVRRWGTPRQLAFTPKDHVDVGTPLGLDFETGAKLAGARFTLMRGPIARLHRALAQFMIDTHTGQHGYTEVYTPYIVNPEVLYGTGQLPKFAEDMFRVEKGGEDNGVTQYLISTSEISLTNTVRDSILKAEELPIKLTAHSPCFRSEAGSYGRDTRGMIRQHQFDKVEMVQIAHPDQSYEALEEMVGHAEKILQALALPYRVMALCTGDMGFSAAKTYDLEVWLPAQDTYREISSCSNCEGFQARRMQARFKNEAGKNELVHTLNGSGLAVGRTLVAVLENYQNEDGSVTIPTVLRPYMGGMEKIG, from the coding sequence ATGCTGGATATTCAACAGCTTCGTAATGATCTGGACAATGTTGCAGCCCGCTTGGCTGCACGTGGTTTTCAACTGGATATCGAAACCTTCACCACGCTCGAAAACGAGCGGAAGTACCTGCAGACCCGTACTCAGGAGCTGCAGGCCAAACGCAATGCGGCCTCCAAGCAGATTGGCATCGCCAAATCAAAGGGTGAGGATGCGGCAGGGATCATGGCGGAAGTTGCCAGCCTGAAGGATGAGCTGGAAGCCTGTGAAGCCAGCTTGGCCGTGCTGCAGGACAAATTCAACGACATGTTGTTGCGCATTCCCAACCTGCCGCATGCATCAGTGCCAGCGGGCAAAGATGAGCAGGGTAACGTCGAGGTGCGCCGCTGGGGCACGCCGCGCCAATTGGCGTTCACGCCCAAGGACCATGTTGATGTCGGCACGCCTTTGGGGCTGGATTTCGAAACCGGTGCCAAGCTGGCAGGTGCGCGCTTTACGTTGATGCGCGGCCCGATCGCCCGCCTGCATCGGGCGCTGGCTCAGTTCATGATCGACACCCATACCGGTCAGCATGGTTATACCGAGGTCTACACCCCTTATATTGTGAATCCGGAAGTGCTTTACGGCACGGGACAGTTGCCTAAATTTGCCGAGGATATGTTCCGTGTTGAAAAAGGGGGGGAGGACAACGGTGTCACGCAATATCTGATTTCAACATCGGAGATCTCGCTGACCAATACCGTGCGCGACAGCATCCTGAAGGCAGAGGAGCTGCCGATCAAACTCACTGCACACTCGCCTTGCTTCCGCTCTGAAGCGGGCTCGTATGGCCGTGATACACGCGGCATGATTCGCCAGCATCAGTTCGACAAAGTCGAAATGGTACAAATTGCGCATCCGGATCAGTCGTATGAAGCACTGGAGGAAATGGTAGGGCACGCGGAAAAAATCCTGCAGGCATTGGCACTGCCATACCGGGTGATGGCGCTGTGCACCGGCGACATGGGCTTCTCAGCGGCAAAAACCTATGATCTGGAGGTCTGGTTGCCTGCTCAGGACACTTACCGAGAAATCTCCAGCTGTTCGAATTGCGAAGGCTTCCAGGCACGTCGTATGCAGGCCCGCTTTAAAAACGAGGCGGGCAAGAATGAACTGGTTCACACCCTGAACGGCTCTGGCCTGGCCGTGGGACGTACCCTGGTAGCCGTGCTGGAAAACTACCAGAACGAAGACGGCAGTGTAACGATTCCTACCGTGTTGCGCCCCTATATGGGCGGCATGGAGAAGATCGGCTGA
- a CDS encoding NotI family restriction endonuclease: MAKISKSRSLVEIFGYNPTDITQIARQFWQLNACPFIGKACSKYDHTNTICYGTCSVSNGGQNVIICPNRLYADCYATIKRVSSEVFGDAQFLLFDEYIKKVTETGTSLDCVVALGQNSGKEVKLSKMSMDWVLAHIVDGALTSYVGIEVQSIDITGNYRDSWYAARDQKMNIPPSRHGLNWANVHKRLIPQIIRKSLVYSKSRLVKQGLYFIVPEPVYQRFEEIIGNDIPLVQEGGKDVISVHTYDLGPLPVSGTTRTLTEARTLKFKLDEFSSRFINGPNLPSGESLDGKIRGILSCR, encoded by the coding sequence ATGGCGAAAATATCAAAGTCACGCTCTTTAGTTGAAATATTCGGATACAACCCAACTGATATCACACAAATAGCCAGACAGTTCTGGCAACTGAATGCATGCCCTTTCATTGGAAAGGCATGTTCAAAATATGACCATACCAATACCATTTGCTATGGAACCTGTTCTGTATCCAACGGTGGTCAGAATGTCATTATCTGCCCAAATAGACTTTATGCAGATTGTTATGCAACCATCAAGCGGGTCAGTAGTGAAGTTTTCGGTGATGCTCAATTTTTGCTTTTTGATGAATATATCAAGAAGGTAACTGAAACTGGCACGTCATTGGATTGTGTTGTTGCGCTTGGCCAGAACTCTGGAAAAGAAGTTAAATTGAGCAAAATGAGCATGGATTGGGTGTTAGCTCATATTGTTGATGGCGCGCTCACCAGCTACGTTGGCATTGAGGTCCAGAGCATTGATATTACTGGAAACTATCGCGACTCGTGGTACGCGGCACGTGATCAGAAAATGAACATTCCGCCTTCTAGGCATGGTTTGAACTGGGCTAATGTTCACAAGCGTTTGATACCACAAATCATCAGAAAAAGTCTGGTTTATTCAAAATCAAGGCTTGTGAAACAGGGTTTGTACTTTATTGTACCTGAACCTGTTTACCAGCGGTTTGAAGAGATTATTGGCAATGACATCCCACTTGTTCAAGAGGGTGGAAAAGATGTCATTTCAGTGCACACATACGATCTTGGCCCTCTTCCGGTGTCCGGCACCACCAGGACACTTACCGAGGCCAGAACCTTAAAATTCAAACTGGATGAATTTTCATCAAGATTTATCAACGGCCCGAACTTGCCATCTGGTGAGAGTCTGGATGGCAAGATCAGGGGAATTCTATCCTGTCGCTAA
- a CDS encoding DNA cytosine methyltransferase, giving the protein MKLVDFFSGAGGLTCGLNMAGFQSILGSDIHPTYAATFAKNHPHAHVVTNDIRKLSEIDILKLTGLKPGELDLIAGGPPCQGFSINAPIRTLDDQRNHLFKEYLRIADILKPKAILIENVPGIVSLGKGTAVSAIYAHLEKMGYTVDHRILFAGHYGVPQMRFRTIFIALRDSAKIEFPEPTRNATAIANFAGAKELCIQVPPLLATRLKEKTTVWDALSDLPELALGQLIDDVEYTKPPQSEFQKILREDSTKIFNHGCAKLGKANLERLKHIPQGGSWRDIPHELLPAGLQRARRSDHTKRYGRLHPDELCSTILTKCDPHWGSFFHPTQDRAISVREAARIQSFPDHYIFTGSLTEQFEQVGNAVPPLMAKAIGETIKRLIS; this is encoded by the coding sequence ATGAAACTGGTAGATTTTTTCTCAGGTGCAGGTGGTTTGACTTGTGGTTTGAACATGGCGGGCTTTCAGTCAATATTAGGTTCAGACATTCACCCCACTTATGCGGCCACTTTCGCAAAAAATCACCCTCACGCACATGTTGTAACGAATGATATTCGCAAGCTATCAGAGATAGATATTCTAAAATTGACTGGGCTGAAACCAGGCGAACTGGATTTGATTGCTGGAGGGCCGCCGTGCCAAGGCTTTTCAATCAATGCGCCAATCCGAACCCTGGATGATCAAAGAAATCATCTATTTAAAGAATATTTGCGGATTGCCGATATTCTAAAGCCCAAAGCCATTTTGATTGAGAATGTTCCAGGGATCGTCTCACTTGGAAAAGGCACTGCCGTGAGTGCTATTTATGCCCATCTCGAAAAGATGGGTTACACCGTTGATCATCGAATTCTATTTGCAGGTCATTATGGTGTTCCACAAATGCGCTTCAGAACCATCTTCATTGCACTCAGAGACAGCGCAAAGATTGAGTTTCCAGAACCAACACGAAATGCAACAGCTATTGCAAATTTTGCTGGGGCAAAAGAACTTTGCATTCAAGTTCCCCCGTTGCTTGCAACGAGATTAAAGGAAAAAACTACAGTTTGGGATGCACTTTCTGACTTGCCAGAGCTTGCTCTTGGGCAGCTGATTGATGATGTTGAATATACCAAACCACCACAATCTGAATTTCAGAAAATTCTTCGAGAAGATTCAACAAAAATCTTCAATCATGGCTGCGCGAAACTTGGAAAAGCCAACCTTGAGCGACTGAAGCATATTCCGCAAGGTGGAAGCTGGAGGGACATTCCACACGAATTGTTACCTGCAGGCTTGCAACGAGCAAGAAGGAGCGACCATACAAAGCGGTACGGCAGGCTTCACCCAGATGAGTTGTGCTCAACAATCCTGACCAAATGCGATCCACACTGGGGTAGCTTCTTCCATCCCACTCAAGATCGAGCGATTTCAGTAAGAGAAGCGGCCCGAATCCAAAGCTTTCCAGATCATTATATTTTCACGGGAAGTTTGACCGAGCAATTTGAACAAGTGGGCAACGCGGTTCCGCCATTGATGGCTAAGGCAATTGGAGAGACAATCAAAAGGTTGATTTCGTAA
- a CDS encoding replication-associated recombination protein A, which translates to MADLFSQAPVAPLAEALRPKTLDEVIGQSHLLGQGKPLRLAFQSGKPHSMIFWGPPGVGKTTLARLTATAFDCAFIALSAVFSGVKDIRAAMEQAEQNLAQGRHTILFVDEIHRFNKSQQDALLPYAESGLVTFIGATTENPSFEVNSALLSRAQVYVLKSLTEDELKDLLARAQRTALPDLTFDEVARDTLIGYADGDARRFLNLLEQCKTAASTAGIQKIDADFIQNALTLNSRRFDKGGDNFYDQISALHKSVRGSHPDAALYWLTRMLDGGADPRYLSRRIIRMAWEDIGLADPRAMQIANDAALTYERLGSPEGELALGQAVIYLAVAAKSNAGYNAYNQAKAFVKQDKSREVPVHLRNAPTKLMKELGYGHEYRYAHDEPNAYAAGETYLPDGIEEPGWYQPTPRGLEIKIGEKLALLRKWDEKAGKK; encoded by the coding sequence ATGGCTGACCTGTTCTCGCAAGCACCTGTAGCACCATTGGCCGAGGCCCTCCGGCCCAAGACCTTGGATGAAGTCATCGGCCAGTCTCACCTGCTTGGCCAGGGCAAGCCACTGAGGCTGGCCTTTCAATCTGGCAAACCACACTCCATGATTTTCTGGGGCCCGCCAGGGGTTGGGAAGACAACGCTTGCCAGGCTGACCGCAACCGCCTTCGACTGCGCATTCATCGCCCTATCAGCAGTGTTCTCCGGCGTCAAAGACATCCGAGCCGCCATGGAACAAGCAGAGCAGAACCTTGCGCAAGGCAGGCATACCATTCTGTTCGTAGATGAAATTCACAGGTTCAACAAGTCCCAACAAGATGCGTTGCTGCCCTATGCGGAAAGCGGCTTGGTCACATTCATCGGCGCCACAACGGAGAACCCCTCTTTTGAAGTGAACTCAGCCTTGCTGTCACGCGCCCAAGTCTATGTGCTGAAATCGCTGACAGAAGATGAGCTGAAGGACTTGCTCGCACGCGCACAGAGAACGGCGCTCCCTGACCTGACATTCGATGAGGTGGCAAGAGACACCCTCATTGGCTATGCCGATGGCGACGCAAGAAGATTCTTGAACCTGCTCGAACAGTGCAAAACAGCAGCGAGCACAGCAGGTATCCAGAAAATTGACGCTGACTTCATCCAAAATGCCCTGACCTTGAATTCGCGGCGTTTTGACAAAGGCGGAGACAATTTTTATGACCAGATTTCCGCCCTGCACAAATCGGTTCGAGGCTCCCATCCCGATGCAGCATTGTACTGGCTAACAAGGATGCTGGATGGCGGTGCTGATCCGCGTTATCTGTCCAGGCGGATCATCCGCATGGCCTGGGAGGACATTGGGCTTGCCGACCCAAGAGCCATGCAGATCGCCAACGATGCCGCACTGACCTATGAACGACTGGGAAGTCCTGAAGGTGAATTGGCACTCGGGCAGGCGGTGATCTATCTGGCTGTCGCCGCCAAAAGCAATGCGGGCTACAACGCCTACAACCAGGCAAAAGCCTTTGTCAAACAAGACAAAAGCCGCGAAGTACCCGTCCACCTGCGCAATGCACCAACCAAACTGATGAAGGAACTAGGCTATGGGCACGAATACCGCTATGCCCATGATGAACCGAATGCCTATGCTGCAGGTGAAACCTATCTTCCTGACGGCATAGAAGAGCCTGGTTGGTATCAACCAACACCAAGAGGTCTTGAGATCAAAATTGGTGAAAAACTGGCTCTTCTGCGGAAGTGGGATGAAAAAGCGGGTAAGAAGTAA
- the lolA gene encoding outer membrane lipoprotein chaperone LolA → MKPYTLPLLLSLLLNSPTSWAGGIEQLKAFVAGSDSLQADFTQQVTGQRAANSQQASGHVMIQRPGKFRWTYTKPYDQVIVGDGQKLWLYDKDIEQVTVKKLDQALGSSPAALLAGSNDIEKAYVLKDAGSKDGLDWLDAKPKSSESTFQSVKMGFAKNELVVMELKDNFGQTTVIRFNKLERNPKLSADQFKFVPPKGVDVISE, encoded by the coding sequence ATGAAACCTTATACATTGCCCCTACTTCTTTCCCTGCTGCTGAACAGCCCAACAAGCTGGGCTGGCGGCATTGAACAACTCAAGGCGTTTGTGGCCGGGTCCGATTCACTGCAGGCCGATTTTACGCAACAGGTCACCGGCCAACGTGCTGCCAACAGCCAGCAGGCCAGTGGACATGTGATGATCCAGCGCCCCGGCAAATTCCGCTGGACCTACACCAAACCCTACGATCAAGTGATCGTGGGTGACGGCCAGAAGCTATGGCTGTACGACAAAGACATCGAGCAGGTCACCGTCAAAAAACTCGATCAAGCTCTGGGCTCCAGCCCTGCTGCATTGCTGGCGGGCAGCAATGACATCGAAAAAGCCTATGTCCTGAAAGATGCGGGCAGCAAAGACGGGCTGGATTGGCTGGATGCCAAGCCCAAATCCAGCGAATCCACCTTCCAAAGCGTCAAAATGGGCTTTGCGAAGAACGAGCTGGTGGTCATGGAGCTGAAAGACAACTTTGGCCAGACCACCGTGATCCGATTCAACAAATTGGAACGCAACCCAAAGCTGTCCGCAGACCAATTCAAATTCGTGCCCCCCAAAGGCGTGGATGTAATCAGTGAATGA